The genomic window GACGGCGGCGGGCGTCGACCCGTCCGCGGACATCACCCCGGTCGAGGCCGGCATCGACACGATGCCGCAGCGGCTGACCGACGGCGAACTCGACGCCTTCTTCTGGTCCGGCGGGCTGCCGACCGGCGCGGTGGAGGAGCTCTCGCAGAAGTTCGACATCAGGCTGGTGCCGCTGGAGGCGCCCCTGATCAGCAAGCTCCAGGCGGCGGGCGGATCCACCCGCCACTACAGGTCCGCCGTCATGCCGGCCGACGCCTACGACCACGCGCAGCAGGGCCAGGCCGTGCAGACGGTGGCGGTGGCCAACCTGCTGATCACCACGGACCGCACGGACCCGCTGATGACCGAGGCGTTCACCCGGACCGTGATCGACAGCCGGGACCGGATCGGACGCGAGGTGCACGCGGCGCAGCTGGTGGACCTGCGTACGGCGATCTACACCGATCCACTCGCCCTGCACGAAGGGGCCAGGCGGTACTACCGCTCCGCGAAGCCCTGAGGCGTCCGCGCGGGCCCGGGCGCGCGGGCCCGGGCGCGTGGGCTCGGACGGGGCTGGCCGGCTCAGACGGGCCGGGCTGAGACATTGCGGGCTCAAACGTGCCGGCTCGGATGCGCCGGCTCACACGTGCGGGGCGTCGCGCGGCACGGTGACCGTCACCAGCAGGCCGTGCGGCTCGTGCGTGCCGTAGCCGATCGTGCCGCCGCCCGCCGCGAGCAGGGCGCGCGAGATGGAGAGACCGAGACCGGATCCCTTGATGTTCTGGTGCCGTCCGCTGCGCCAGAAGCGGTCGCCGACGCGCTCCATCTCCTGCTCGGTGAGCCCGGGCCCCCGGTCGGCGACGGTGACGGTCGCACCGGTCCCGTCGGTGCCCGCCGTGACCCGGACCTCCTCGCCCCCGGGTGTGAACTTCAGCGCGTTGTCGATGACGGCGTCGAGCGCGCTCGAGAGGGCGATGGGGTCGGCCCAGCCGGTGACCGCGGGGGCGCCGTCCAAGGTCAGCGTGACACCCTTCTCCTCGGCGAGAGGGCGCCAGGCGGCGACCCGTTCGCCGGTGAGGGCGCCGATGTCCGTGAGGCGGAGGTCGGCCTCGGCGTGCTCGGCGAGCGCCAAGTCCAGCAGGTCGTCCAGGACGTTCGCCAGGCGCTTGCCCTCGGTGCGCACCGAGGCGATCTCCTCGTTGCCCTCGGGGAGTTCGAGCGCGAGGAGTTCGATGCGCAGGAGCAGCGCGGCCAGCGGGTTGCGCAGTTGGTGGGAGGCGTCGGCGACGAAGGCGCGCTGCTGTTCGAGCACGTCCTCGACGTTGTCGGCCATCTCGTTGAACGACCGTGCCAGGCGCCTGAGTTCCGGGGGCCCTCCGGACGCGACGACCCGGGAGCGCATCCTGCCGCTGGCGATGTCGTGAGTGGCCGCGTCCAGGGTCCGTACGGGCAGAAGTACCCAGCCGGTGAGGCGGAAGGCCGCGCCCACCGCCACCAGCATGGCCACGGCCTCGCCCAGCGCGATGAGCAGCCAGCCGCGCAGGGTCCTGGAACGCATCTCGCCGGTGGGGGAATCGGTCACGACGACAGCGACCACATCCCCGTCCCTGACCACCGGAGAGGCCACGGCGAGCCTGCCCCGCTGCCACGGCCAGACCTGTGCGGGGTCGTGGGACCTACGGCCGAGCAGGGCCTCCTGGAAGGCGCCACGGCCCTCCCCCTCGGCGGGCAGGGTCCAGTCGGACGGCGCCTTGGCGAGAGCCCTGTCGTCGCGGTAGAAGACGCCGGCCCTGATCCCGTACACCGAGTCGTAGGAACCGAGTTCGGTCTGCAGGATCCGCCGTCGCTCGTCCGAGCCTCCGACCGGTTCGCTCACGAACTGGGCGAGGGCGGCGAAGCGCGCGGTGTCGTCGATGCGGTCGATGACGACGCGCTGCTGCTCGGCGGCGGCCACCCGCACGGCGAGCGGGAAGCCCAGGGCGAGCAGCACGGCGGCCATGAGGACGATGAGCAGGGGGAGCAGGCGTGTGCGCACAGGGCGTTGTGTCCTCAGCCCGACGGAGGCACGAGCCGGTAGCCGACGCCCCGGACGGTCTCGATCAGGGCGGGAAGCCCGAGCTTGGAGCGCAGCGACGCCACGTGGACCTCCAGCGTGCGCCCGGTCCCCTCCCAGCTGGTCCGCCATACCTCGCTGATGATCTGTTCCCGGCGGAAGACGACACCGGGCCGTTGCGCGAGCAGCGCGAGCAGGTCGAACTCCTTGCGGGTGAGCTGGACTTCGCGGCCGCCGACACTGACCCTGCGGGTGGGCAGCTCGATGCGGACGGGGCCGAGCAGCAGGGCCGCGAGCGGGGTCGGCCCGGTGTCCTCGACGGCCGTCCTGCGCCGGGCCACGGCGTGGATTCGGGCGAGGAGTTCGCCGGTGTCGTAGGGCTTCACGACGTAGTCGTCCGCGCCGAGGTTGAGGCCGTGGATGCGGGAACGGATGTCGGAACGCGCGGTCACCATGATCACTGGGATCGCGGACCGCTTGCGGATCTTCCCGCACACCTCGTAACCGTCCTGGTCGGGCAGCCCGAGGTCGAGGAGCACGACTCCGAAGGGCTCCTTCTCGGCGGGCAGCAGCGCCTGCAGCGCTTCCTCGCCGCTGCGGGCGTGCACCACCCGGAAGCCGTGGCGTGCGAGAACGGCTGACAGGGCCGCCGCGACGTGGTCGTCGTCCTCGACGAGCAGAAGCCTCAAGACCCCTCCCCTCCGTTCACGTTTCCGGGTCCCCTTTTCCGGGACAGCGGAAACTATCCGTGATGGCCGGCGGAAGTTCCGCCGGGTGAACCTTCGCGTACGGCGACGATTCACGCCATCCCGCATCAGGGCATCCACTCCGATGACGGGTACGCCAGTCAAGACCCTCCCGGTTACCAGCGGGTTTCCGTTACCCACCCGGTACGCCGATGAGCGGGCCGTGGTGTCCCGTTCACGCGGTGTGTCCGGCTGAGGCCGGATCGTTATGCTCAATTTCCGCTCAGATGTAATGACGTTCGTCGCACTGCGTCACTAGGGTCCTTCCCTAACCGAGGAGGACGGAGCAAGAAGCCGATGAGCGGAGTGTCAGTGACCAAGGCCGCCGAGGATGCCGCACCTGCGGGAGACGACCTTGTCGTACTGAGCAACGTCAACAAGCACTTCGGCGCGCTGCATGTGCTCCAGGACATCGACCTGACCATCGCCAGCGGCGAGGTCGTCGTAGTCATCGGACCCTCCGGGTCCGGGAAGTCCACGCTGTGCCGCACGATCAACCGCTTGGAGACGATCGACTCGGGCGCGATCTCGATCGACGGCAAGCCGCTGCCCCAGGAGGGCAAGGAGCTCGCCAGGCTGCGTGCCGATGTCGGCATGGTCTTCCAGTCGTTCAATCTCTTCGCGCACAAGACGGTGCTCGAGAACGTGATGCTGGGCCAGACCAAGGTCCGCAGGACGGAGAAGAAGCTCGCCGAGGAGAAGGCCCGGGCGCTGCTCGACCGCGTCGGGGTCGGCGTACAGGCCGACAAGTACCCGGCGCAGCTCTCCGGAGGCCAGCAGCAGCGCGTCGCGATCGCCCGCGCACTGGCCATGGACCCGAAGGTCATGCTCTTCGACGAGCCCACGTCGGCGCTCGACCCGGAGATGATCAACGAGGTCCTGGAGGTCATGCAGCAGCTGGCGCGGGAGGGGATGACCATGGTCGTCGTCACCCACGAGATGGGCTTCGCCCGTTCCGCTGCCAACCGGGTCGTCTTCATGGCCGACGGAAAGATCGTCGAAGAGGCCACGCCGGACCAGTTCTTCAGCAACCCGCGCAGCGACCGGGCCAAGGACTTCCTGTCGAAGATCCTTCACCACTGACCCGCACGGCTGGTCCAGTGCCGGCTGAACACTCACATCGCGTCAACCCGAGGAATTCCATCATGCAGCTTCGCAAGGTCACCGCCGCGTCCGCCGCCGTGCTCGCTCTCGCCCTCACCGCCACCGCGTGCGGCTCCGACGACAAGGACGACGCCGCGGGCGGCGGTGGCAAGATCACGATCGGTATCAAGATCGACCAGCCCGGTCTCGGTCTGAAGACGCCGGACGGCAAGTTCGCCGGCTTCGACGTCGACGTCGCCACGTACGTCGCCAAGGAGCTCGGCTACGACGCCGAGAACATCAAGTTCGTCGAGACGAAGAGCGCCGACCGCGAGACCGCGATCGAGCGCGGCGACGTGAAGTTCATCGCCGCCACGTACTCCATCAACGACGAGCGCCTGCAGAAGGTCGACTTCGCGGGCCCGTACCTCCTCGCGCACCAGGACGTCCTCGTCCGCGCGGACGACGACTCCATCAAGACGCCCGCCGACCTGAACAACAAGAACCTCTGCTCGGTCACCGGTTCGACCTCCGCGAAGAACGTCAAGGAGAAGCTGGCCCCGAAGGCCCAGCTGCAGAACTACGGCGGCTACTCCGAGTGCCTCACCGGCCTGGAGAACAAGGCCATCGACGCCCTGACGACGGACGACTCGATCCTCGCCGGTTACGCGGCGCAGGACGTCCACAAGGGCAAGTTCAAGCTGGCCGGCTTCAAGATGACCAACGAGAACTACGGCATCGGCCTCAAGAAGGGCGACGCCGACCTCAAGAAGAAGATCGACGCCGCGCTGACGAAGATGGTCTCGGACGGTTCCTGGGACAAGGCGGTCGAGACCAACTTCGGCCCCGCCAACTACAAGAACGACCCCGCGCCGAAGATCGGCAACGTCGTCAAGTAGGGCTCCACTCTCCGGACGGTCCGAAGCCGGGCTGACGAGGTGCGCCGCCGCCGAGGCGGCGCACCGAGCCCTCCCCACACGTGGAAGCACGGGAGATCGTGTTCGACTTTCTTGAAGGTTACGACCTACTGGGGGCCTTCTGGGTGACGGTGAAACTCACCGTCTACTCCGCCCTCGGTTCCCTCATATGGGGAACGCTGCTGGCCGGTATGCGGGTCGGCCCGGTCCCCTTGATGCGCGGTTTCGGTACCGCTTACGTGAACATCGTCCGCAACATCCCGCTGACCGTCATCATCGTCTTCGCCTCGCTGGGCCTCTTCCAGACCCTGCAGGTCACCCTCGGTGGCGGCGGCAACTTCGAGGTCATCAACTTCCGGCTCGCCGTGCTCGCGCTGGCCCTCTACACCGCCGCCTTCGTGTGCGAGGCGCTGCGGTCGGGCATCAACACGGTGCCGGCCGGACAGGCCGAGGCCGCGCGTGCGCTGGGCCTGAGCTTCGTCCAGGTGCTGCGGCTGATCATCCTCCCGCAGGCCTTCCGCTCGGTCGTGAACCCGCTGGCCAACGTGCTCATCGCGCTGACCAAGAACACCACCGTCGCCGCGGCGATCGGCGTTCTCGAAGCGGCGACCCTGATGAAGTCGATGATCGAAGCAGAAGCCCAACTGATCCTCATATCCGCCGTCTTCGCGTTCGGATTCGTCTGCCTCACCCTCCCGACCGGGCTCCTGCTCGGCTGGGTGAGCAAGAAGGTGGCGGTGAAGCGATGACGACCTCCGTCCTCTTCGACGCACAGGGGCCGCGCGCCAAGCGGCGCAACATCCTGTACACCGTCGTCTTCCTGGCGGCCCTCGCCGCGGTGGCCTGGTGGGTGTACACCAGCCTCGACGAGAAGCACCAGCTCGACTGGGTCAAGTGGGAACCGTTCTTCACGAGCCCCCAGCCGTGGGAGACCTACATCTGGCCGGGCTTCCAGAACACGATCAAGGCGGCGTTCCTCGCCCTCCTGGTCGCCCTGCCGCTCGGCGCCCTGTTCGGCATCGGCCGGCTCTCGGACCACCGCTGGGTGCGCATGCCCGCCGGCGTCGTCGTGGAGTTCTTCCGGGCCATCCCCGTCCTGATCCTGATGATCACCGCGAACGCCGCCTACGCGGAGTTCGCCGACTTCGACACCGACGAGCGTCTGCTGTACGCGGTCGTGACGGGCCTGGTGCTCTACAACGCCTCGGTGCTCGCCGAGATCGTGCGGGCCGGGATCCTCTCCCTCCCCCACGGGCAGACCGACGCCGCGAAGGCGATCGGCATGCGCAAGGGCCAGACGATGCGGTACGTGCTGCTCCCGCAGTCGGTCACCGCGATGCTGCCCGCGATCGTCAGCCAGCTCGTCGTCATCGTGAAGGACACCGCGCTCGGCGGCGCCGTGCTGACCTTCCCGGAGCTGCTGGCCTCGGTCCGCCCGATGAGCGCGAACTACGGCGCGAACACCATCGCGTGCTTCACGATCATCGCGCTGATCTACATCGCGCTGAACTTCGCTCTCACCTCGTTCGCGAGCTGGCTCGAGCGCAGGCTCCGGCGCGGGAAGAAGAGCACGGGCACGGTGGTCGCCGCCGGCCCCGGCGGGGACATCAAGTCCATCGGCGAAGCGCCGCTCGTCCTCCAGGACGGACAGGGGAACTGACGGTCCGTCGATGACGGAACCACGGGGGGCGCCGGCGCATACGCCGCGCCCCCCGCCACGTCCCCCGGTCACTTGACGCAAGCACCGGCAATAGGTTGCATACGTTCTGTGATCCCGCCCCGAACAGCCCCCGCCGCACCCCTCCCCTCCCCCTCGACCCCGACGACCTGCGCCGGAGGGATCACACCGTGGACCCGGTGATCGTCGTCGGCGCCGGGCCGGTCGGTCTGGCGCTGTCGCTCGCTCTCGCCACCCAGGGCGTTCCCTCGGTCCTGCTCGACGAAGGCCCCGGCAAGGACGAACCACGCCCCGCGCGCACCGTGGTGCTACGCGAGGACACCGCGGACCTGGTGGAGCGGCTCGGCTGCTCCGCGATCCGCGACGAGGGGCTGCGCTGGGCGGGCTGGCGCTCGGTACGGCGCAAGCAGCTGGTGCGGGCCGTGCCCCTGGGCGACGAAGGGGCCAACGTACCGCTGCCCTCCCCCGTCCATCTCTCTCAGCACGCCCTCACCGCGGGACTGCGAGCGGCGGTCGCCGCGCACGATTTGGTCGAGATGGTGCCGTTCAGCCGGATCGACACGCTGGAGCAGGACGCGGACGGTGTCACCGTGCACACCAGGGAGCCCGGTTCGACCTGGTGGCGCGGGAGTTACCTGGTCGGCTGCGACGGCGCCAGGTCGACGGTGCGCAAGCTCCTCGACATCAGGTTCCCCGGGCGTACGGCGGTCGAGCGGCACGCTGTCGCAGCGCTGCGCGCCGAACTGCCCTGGCCCGGCGAGGCCGTGCTGCACCGGTCGCCGCCCTGGCGTTCGGGCGGTACCGAGGTCACCGCCCGGCCGCTGCCCGGCGGGGTGTGGCGGCTGGACTGGCTCCTCCCGCCACGCGGCGAGCTGGTCACTCCCGACGCCCTGATCATCCGTATCCGCGACACCCTCGAGGGCTGGTGCGGCGAGACGCCGGCCTACGACCTGCTGGACACCGGCGTCTACACGCTGCACCACCGGCTGGCCAG from Streptomyces sp. NBC_01341 includes these protein-coding regions:
- a CDS encoding glutamate ABC transporter substrate-binding protein, with the translated sequence MQLRKVTAASAAVLALALTATACGSDDKDDAAGGGGKITIGIKIDQPGLGLKTPDGKFAGFDVDVATYVAKELGYDAENIKFVETKSADRETAIERGDVKFIAATYSINDERLQKVDFAGPYLLAHQDVLVRADDDSIKTPADLNNKNLCSVTGSTSAKNVKEKLAPKAQLQNYGGYSECLTGLENKAIDALTTDDSILAGYAAQDVHKGKFKLAGFKMTNENYGIGLKKGDADLKKKIDAALTKMVSDGSWDKAVETNFGPANYKNDPAPKIGNVVK
- a CDS encoding response regulator transcription factor, whose amino-acid sequence is MRLLLVEDDDHVAAALSAVLARHGFRVVHARSGEEALQALLPAEKEPFGVVLLDLGLPDQDGYEVCGKIRKRSAIPVIMVTARSDIRSRIHGLNLGADDYVVKPYDTGELLARIHAVARRRTAVEDTGPTPLAALLLGPVRIELPTRRVSVGGREVQLTRKEFDLLALLAQRPGVVFRREQIISEVWRTSWEGTGRTLEVHVASLRSKLGLPALIETVRGVGYRLVPPSG
- a CDS encoding amino acid ABC transporter ATP-binding protein yields the protein MSGVSVTKAAEDAAPAGDDLVVLSNVNKHFGALHVLQDIDLTIASGEVVVVIGPSGSGKSTLCRTINRLETIDSGAISIDGKPLPQEGKELARLRADVGMVFQSFNLFAHKTVLENVMLGQTKVRRTEKKLAEEKARALLDRVGVGVQADKYPAQLSGGQQQRVAIARALAMDPKVMLFDEPTSALDPEMINEVLEVMQQLAREGMTMVVVTHEMGFARSAANRVVFMADGKIVEEATPDQFFSNPRSDRAKDFLSKILHH
- a CDS encoding sensor histidine kinase, with protein sequence MRTRLLPLLIVLMAAVLLALGFPLAVRVAAAEQQRVVIDRIDDTARFAALAQFVSEPVGGSDERRRILQTELGSYDSVYGIRAGVFYRDDRALAKAPSDWTLPAEGEGRGAFQEALLGRRSHDPAQVWPWQRGRLAVASPVVRDGDVVAVVVTDSPTGEMRSRTLRGWLLIALGEAVAMLVAVGAAFRLTGWVLLPVRTLDAATHDIASGRMRSRVVASGGPPELRRLARSFNEMADNVEDVLEQQRAFVADASHQLRNPLAALLLRIELLALELPEGNEEIASVRTEGKRLANVLDDLLDLALAEHAEADLRLTDIGALTGERVAAWRPLAEEKGVTLTLDGAPAVTGWADPIALSSALDAVIDNALKFTPGGEEVRVTAGTDGTGATVTVADRGPGLTEQEMERVGDRFWRSGRHQNIKGSGLGLSISRALLAAGGGTIGYGTHEPHGLLVTVTVPRDAPHV
- a CDS encoding amino acid ABC transporter permease translates to MTTSVLFDAQGPRAKRRNILYTVVFLAALAAVAWWVYTSLDEKHQLDWVKWEPFFTSPQPWETYIWPGFQNTIKAAFLALLVALPLGALFGIGRLSDHRWVRMPAGVVVEFFRAIPVLILMITANAAYAEFADFDTDERLLYAVVTGLVLYNASVLAEIVRAGILSLPHGQTDAAKAIGMRKGQTMRYVLLPQSVTAMLPAIVSQLVVIVKDTALGGAVLTFPELLASVRPMSANYGANTIACFTIIALIYIALNFALTSFASWLERRLRRGKKSTGTVVAAGPGGDIKSIGEAPLVLQDGQGN
- a CDS encoding amino acid ABC transporter permease, whose amino-acid sequence is MFDFLEGYDLLGAFWVTVKLTVYSALGSLIWGTLLAGMRVGPVPLMRGFGTAYVNIVRNIPLTVIIVFASLGLFQTLQVTLGGGGNFEVINFRLAVLALALYTAAFVCEALRSGINTVPAGQAEAARALGLSFVQVLRLIILPQAFRSVVNPLANVLIALTKNTTVAAAIGVLEAATLMKSMIEAEAQLILISAVFAFGFVCLTLPTGLLLGWVSKKVAVKR
- a CDS encoding TAXI family TRAP transporter solute-binding subunit; translated protein: MLHALSRAGRRRTLQGGAAAVVLGLLLWWVLPLGDGEPSGSLTFSTGVRSGVYQRYGQRLEGALAKDMPKVSIRLQNSEGSQQNIERVATGKADFTIATVDAVATYLQSGKPGGERLRGCVRLYDDYVQLVVPRGSDIEKVSDLRGKRVGVGQRGSGVLLVADRLMTAAGVDPSADITPVEAGIDTMPQRLTDGELDAFFWSGGLPTGAVEELSQKFDIRLVPLEAPLISKLQAAGGSTRHYRSAVMPADAYDHAQQGQAVQTVAVANLLITTDRTDPLMTEAFTRTVIDSRDRIGREVHAAQLVDLRTAIYTDPLALHEGARRYYRSAKP
- a CDS encoding FAD-dependent monooxygenase, which gives rise to MDPVIVVGAGPVGLALSLALATQGVPSVLLDEGPGKDEPRPARTVVLREDTADLVERLGCSAIRDEGLRWAGWRSVRRKQLVRAVPLGDEGANVPLPSPVHLSQHALTAGLRAAVAAHDLVEMVPFSRIDTLEQDADGVTVHTREPGSTWWRGSYLVGCDGARSTVRKLLDIRFPGRTAVERHAVAALRAELPWPGEAVLHRSPPWRSGGTEVTARPLPGGVWRLDWLLPPRGELVTPDALIIRIRDTLEGWCGETPAYDLLDTGVYTLHHRLARRWRSKRAFLAGDAAHLLGALGTQGVDEGLRDAENLAWKLAQAWHQGASEVLLDSYQAERRAAVAARLRAADQSLPILRGGAGLRTLVPGGARGHDTLLADGHLGCGPLGAPPSYTHSPLSPQHAEAHAPVGTAPGAPVADVRVTAPDGTAVRLRERLGQGHLLVILVAPGTGVWDRRHWLTAGVMPRLVDAVNALPAKAELLVTESYPGATAHTVLLVRPDGHLVTAFSGVRAAELYAAADTARGGGTGAAHGSGARTTASSDRTADVN